In a genomic window of Piliocolobus tephrosceles isolate RC106 chromosome 1, ASM277652v3, whole genome shotgun sequence:
- the USP1 gene encoding ubiquitin carboxyl-terminal hydrolase 1, with translation MPGVIPSESNGLSRGSPSKKNRLSLKFFQKKETKRALDFTDSQENEEKASEYRASEIDQVVPAAQSSPINCEKRENLLPFVGLNNLGNTCYLNSILQVLYFCPGFKSGVKHLFNIISRKKEALKDEAIQKDKGNCKEDSLASYELICSLQSLIISVEQLQASFLLNPEKYTDELATQPRRLLNTLRELNPMYEGYLQHDAQEVLQCILGNIQETCQLLKKEEVKNVAELPTKVEEIPHQKEEMSDINGMEMDSMRHSEDCKEKLPKGNGKRKSDTEFGNMKKKVKVSKEHQSLEENQRQTRSKRKATSDTLDIPPKIIPKYISENESLRPSQKKSRVKINWLKSATKQPSILSKFCSLGKITTNQGAKGQSKENEYDPEEDLGKYESDNTTHGCGFESPGNTVTPVNVNEVKPINKGEEQIGFELVEKLFQGQLVLRTRCLECESLTERREDFQDISVPVQEDELSKVEESSEISPEPKTEMKTLRWAISQFASVERIVGEDKYFCENCHHYTEAERSLLFDKMPEVITIHLKCFAASGLEFDCYGGGLSKINTPLLTPLKLSLEEWSTKPTNDSYGLFAVVMHSGITISSGHYTASVKVTDLNSLELDKGNFVVDQMCEIGKPEPLNEEEARGVVENYDDEEVSIRVGGNTQPSKVLNKKNVEAIGLLGGQKSKADYELYNKASNPDKVASTAFAENRNCETNDTNGTHESDRNKESSDQTGVNISGFENKISYVVQSLKEYEGKWLLFDDSEVKVTEEKDFLNSLSPSTSPTSTPYLLFYKKL, from the exons ATGCCTGGTGTCATACCTAGTGAAAGTAACGGACTTTCAAGAGGTAGCCCATCAAAGAAAAACAGACTTTCCTTAAAGttttttcagaaaaaggaaaCTAAGAGAGCTTTGGATTTCACAGATtctcaagaaaatgaagaaaaagcttCTGAATATAGAGCATCTGAAAT TGATCAAGTTGTTCCTGCAGCACAGTCTTCACCTATAAACtgtgagaagagagaaaactTGTTACCATTTGTGGGACTGAATAATCTCGGCAATACTTGCTATCTTAACAGTATACTTCAG GTATTATATTTTTGTCCCGGTTTTAAATCTGGAGTAAAGcacttatttaatattatttcaaggAAGAAAGAAGCTCTAAAGGATGAAGCCATTCAAAAAGACAAG GGAAATTGCAAAGAAGATTCTTTGGCAAGTTATGAATTGATATGCAGTTTACAGTCCTTAATCATTTCGGTTGAACAGCTCCAAGCTAGTTTTCTCTTAAATCCAGAGAAATATACTGATGAACTTGCCACTCAGCCAAGGCGACTGCTTAACACACTCAG ggAACTCAACCCTATGTATGAAGGCTATCTACAGCATGATGCACAGGAAGTATTACAGTGTATTTTGGGAAACATTCAAGAAACATGCCAACtcctaaaaaaagaagaagtaaaaaatgtGGCAGAATTACCTACTAAGGTAGAAGAAATACCTCATCAGAAAGAGGAAATGAGTGATATTAATGGCATGGAGATGGACAGTATGAGGCATTCTGAAGACTGTAAAGAAAAACTCCcaaaaggaaatgggaaaagaaaaagtgacacTGAATTTGGTAAcatgaagaaaaaagttaaagtaTCCAAGGAACACCAGTCATTGGAAGAGAACCAGAGACAAACTAGATCAAAAAGAAAAGCTACAAGTGATACGTTAGATATTCCTCCTAAAATAATTCCCAAGTACATTTCTGAAAATGAGAGTCTAAGACCCTcacaaaagaaatcaagagttAAAATAAATTGGTTAAAGTCTGCAACTAAGCAACCCAGCATTCTTTCTAAATTCTGTAGTCtgggaaaaataacaacaaaccaAGGAGCCAAAGGACAATCTAAAGAAAATGAGTATGATCCTGAAGAGGACTTGGGGAAGTATGAAAGTGATAACACAACTCATGGTTGTGGATTTGAATCTCCAGGAAATACTGTTACACCTGTGAATGTTAATGAAGTTAAACCCATAAACAAAG GTGAGGAACAAATTGGTTTTGAGCTAGTGGAGAAATTATTTCAAGGTCAGCTGGTATTAAGGACGCGTTGCTTGGAATGTGAAAGCttaacagaaagaagagaagattttCAAGACATCAGTGTGCCAGTACAAGAAGATGAGCTTTCCAAAGTAGAGGAGAGTTCTGAAA tttctccagagccaaaaacagaaatgaagacccTGAGATGGGCAATTTCACAATTTGCTTCAGTAGAAAGGATCGTAGGAGAAgataaatatttctgtgaaaactgCCATCATTATACTGAAGCTGAACGAAGTCTTTTGTTTGACAAAATGCCTGAAGTTATAACTATTCATTTGAAGTGCTTTGCTGCTAGCGGTTTGGA GTTTGATTGTTACGGTGGTGGACTTTCCAAGATCAACACTCCTTTATTGACACCTCTTAAATTGTCACTAGAAGAATGGAGCACAAAGCCAACTAACGACAGCTATGGATTGTTTGCGGTTGTGATGCATAGTGGCATTACAATTAGTAGTGGGCATTACACTGCTTCTGTTAAAGTCACTGACCTTAACAGTTTAGAACTAGATAAAGGAAATTTTGTGGTTGACCAAATGTGTGAAATAGGTAAGCCAGAACCACTGAATGAGGAGGAAGCAAGGGGTGTGGTTGAGAATTATGATGATGAAGAAGTGTCGATTAGAGTTGGTGGAAATACACAGCCAAGTAAAGTTTTgaacaaaaaaaatgtagaagCTATTGGACTTCTTGGAGGACAAAAGAGCAAAGCAGATTATGAGCTATACAACAAAGCCTCTAATCCCGATAAGGTTGCTAGTACAGCGTTTGCCGAAAATAGAAATTGTGAGACTAACGATACTAATGGGACCCATGAATCTGATAGAAACAAGGAATCCAGTGACCAAACAGGCGTTAATATTAGTGGATTTGAGAACAAAATTTCATATGTAGTGCAAAGCTTAAAGGAGTATGAGGGGAAGTGGTTGCTTTTTGATGATTCTGAAGTCAAAGTTACTGAAGAGAAGGACTTCCTGAATTCTCTTTCCCCTTCTACATCTCCTACTTCTACTCCTTACTTgctattttataagaaattatag